The following proteins come from a genomic window of Pyxidicoccus sp. MSG2:
- a CDS encoding sigma 54-interacting transcriptional regulator, giving the protein MSVPHPSARDTRPLGATSESSESGAAYLLVLEGDSSWRFPLPDEGMVLVGRDEQADLRLRDDSVSRRHARILLTDDGARVVDLGSHNGTSINGRPVDSAQPVLSGDVLSFGAVVAVVRARTRPTPARRALEAERLMGQLREEVERALRYSRPLTMLVLALPDAGTAGREAVEAVLATDAGPAEAAGWLDATHLLWVLPEVSGEPGEEGLGERVEALLGACPQARLGLAACPADGCDVESLVAAARTAAQTAAPGAWASADEGITRIALGERTVLVADPAMGQLYALLRRLAASELPVLVCGETGVGKENAAFAVHHWSPRSAGPFIAVNCAALPEALVESELFGHERGAFTGATTTRTGLLESAQGGTVFLDEVGELPPSAQSKLLRALEVRRITRVGDVRERPIDIRVVAATHRDLEAEVAAGRFREDLYFRLGAATVLLPPLRERPREVPMLARDFLARACRALGRGELELAAGTLLALARHGWPGNVRELRNLMDYVAAAVTGDVVEPHHLPARMLGRGAASTAAPPQPAPSATPVAETSRESRVPLAQEIRELERRRMQEALDEAEGVQTRAAASIGMPIRTFSFKLKQLGLQARPSRKGTPTG; this is encoded by the coding sequence ATGTCCGTCCCGCACCCCAGCGCCCGCGACACCCGGCCCCTCGGGGCCACATCGGAGTCGTCCGAGTCTGGCGCCGCGTACCTGCTGGTGCTGGAGGGCGACTCCTCCTGGCGCTTCCCCCTCCCCGATGAGGGCATGGTGCTGGTGGGCCGCGACGAGCAGGCGGACCTGCGGCTGCGAGACGACAGCGTGTCGCGCCGCCATGCGCGCATCCTCCTCACGGACGACGGCGCACGCGTGGTGGACCTGGGCAGCCACAACGGGACGTCCATCAACGGCCGGCCCGTGGACAGCGCGCAGCCGGTGCTGTCCGGAGACGTGCTCTCCTTCGGCGCGGTGGTGGCGGTGGTGCGCGCGCGCACGCGGCCCACGCCGGCTCGCCGGGCCCTGGAGGCGGAGCGGCTGATGGGGCAGCTGCGCGAGGAGGTGGAGCGCGCGCTGCGCTACAGCCGCCCCCTGACGATGCTGGTGCTCGCGCTGCCGGACGCGGGCACTGCGGGCCGCGAGGCGGTGGAGGCGGTGCTCGCCACCGACGCGGGCCCGGCCGAGGCCGCCGGCTGGCTGGACGCCACGCACCTGCTCTGGGTGCTGCCCGAAGTCTCTGGCGAGCCGGGCGAGGAGGGCCTGGGCGAGCGCGTGGAGGCGCTGCTGGGCGCCTGTCCCCAGGCACGGCTGGGGCTCGCCGCGTGCCCCGCGGATGGCTGCGACGTGGAGTCGCTGGTGGCCGCCGCGCGCACCGCCGCGCAGACGGCCGCGCCCGGGGCGTGGGCCTCCGCCGACGAGGGCATCACCCGGATTGCCCTGGGAGAGCGCACCGTGCTGGTGGCGGACCCCGCCATGGGCCAGCTCTACGCGCTGCTGCGCCGACTGGCCGCCAGCGAGCTGCCGGTGCTGGTGTGCGGCGAGACGGGCGTGGGCAAGGAGAACGCCGCCTTCGCGGTGCACCACTGGTCGCCCCGCTCCGCCGGCCCCTTCATCGCCGTCAACTGCGCCGCCCTGCCCGAAGCGCTGGTGGAGAGCGAGCTGTTCGGCCACGAGCGCGGCGCCTTCACCGGCGCCACCACCACGCGCACGGGCCTCTTGGAGAGCGCGCAGGGTGGCACGGTGTTCCTGGACGAGGTGGGCGAGCTGCCGCCTTCCGCGCAGTCCAAGCTGCTGCGCGCGCTGGAGGTGCGCCGCATCACCCGCGTGGGCGACGTGCGTGAGCGCCCCATCGACATCCGCGTGGTGGCCGCCACGCACCGGGATTTGGAGGCGGAGGTGGCGGCCGGGCGCTTCCGCGAGGATTTGTACTTCCGGCTCGGCGCGGCCACCGTGCTGCTGCCCCCGCTGCGTGAGCGCCCGCGCGAGGTGCCCATGCTGGCGCGCGACTTCCTGGCCCGGGCGTGCCGGGCGCTCGGGCGGGGCGAGCTGGAGCTGGCGGCGGGCACGCTGCTGGCGCTGGCTCGCCATGGCTGGCCCGGCAACGTGCGCGAGCTGCGCAACCTGATGGACTACGTGGCGGCGGCGGTGACGGGGGACGTGGTGGAGCCGCACCACCTGCCGGCGCGCATGCTGGGACGAGGGGCCGCCTCCACGGCCGCGCCGCCGCAGCCGGCGCCGTCCGCGACTCCGGTGGCGGAGACGTCGCGGGAGTCGCGGGTGCCGCTCGCGCAGGAGATTCGCGAGCTGGAGCGGCGGCGGATGCAGGAGGCGCTCGACGAGGCGGAGGGTGTGCAGACGCGCGCGGCGGCGTCGATTGGGATGCCCATCCGCACGTTCTCCTTCAAGCTGAAGCAGCTGGGCCTGCAGGCGCGTCCCTCGCGGAAGGGGACGCCTACCGGATGA
- a CDS encoding protein kinase domain-containing protein: protein MSAGPGLLEPPREFEEYRLLRPLGRGAMGQVFLAQDTLLERLVAVKFIATPAGRLPDAAARARFFQEARAIARLQHPNVVAIHRVGEVRGQPYLVSELVRGEPLDRLVRPVDGRQVLRLGMGLARGLAAAHRCGVLHRDIKPANAILSEDGEVKLLDFGLAEQREVARERPDGAAGHAVPERPVDAKARETRPVDTRPLPGSKPEDAHGGGARSSPGVEAGGARPVHEGVGQSPLAVDTHPLPGDMQPAPPRAGEAPSALAVDTRPLPGDMQRAPPRAGEAPSALAVDTRPLPGDLQRASPRAGEAPGAFTVDTRPLPGDMQRVSPRAAHSTHPVRAEADAASDTRPRPGDAPPSFGTAPTGDVTRTSSPEQWRMVPGTPLYLAPELWRGEPASRASDVYALGVVLYELCAGAPPYQDVSLEDLGRTVLEHAPAPLATLAPGLPPGLAAVVDRCLAAEPSRRFESGDALREALEALSVPERPAGALPSGNPYLGLRAFDAEHRGVFFGREAELREVVDRLRGDAFVLLAGDSGVGKSSLCRAGVLPLAATSGLEEGGPPRVVVSCTPGRRPLEALAEALAPVLDEGPDALLARVATEEPGALARALRRRPTSAPPVLLFLDQLEELVTFSEPAQAARLAEELALVLRRAPRVRVLATARSDCLTRLVALPGLGEELPRALYLVRALTEHGLREAVEGPARALGVRFESPAMVDALVASAARADGGLPMLQFALEALWEARDRERHLIPAAALESLGGVEGALARHADAVVARLRPEQRPRAQALLLELVTPEGTRVRRTREELLRGPDDITGRAVLDGLVRGRLLTAGEAEGGEGVYTLAHESLVTGWDTLRGWLGQDEQRRAARHRLERAAAEWERLGRPVELLYGERQLSEVRSVGAAAKGAREQDFLTRSDQTYRRRRAARWAVAVAVPLVLLSAVGVTRVQARAQLEARITGHLDEARRYRDAALARGAEADRLRDEAFALFDTPGQARRDAAEALWSRVLTEERGAEASALKAMAALETAWGLDPGSARVKEPLADLLADRVEWATQRRQPEQRAQWLARLAAYDDSGSRSHQLEAPARLALVTSPPSARVQLLGTGPDGPESRVLGETPLRDTELPSGSHLLLLEAPGRVPVHVPVLLEPGEHLSLELALPEASAVPEDFVYVPPGRFLQGVSESEYLRRSFFFAPPLHTVETGAYLIARHEVTFSQYIAFLEALPPSERAARMPGARLRSSVVDLSREADGRWRLDLRPASASYSARDGEPVRYGKRSRRAVQDWLRFPVSAISFDDALAYVAWLDKTGRVPGARICTEREWERAARGADGRRYPSGEWLAPDDANHDVTYGRESWGFGPDEVGSHPRSRSPFGVDDLAGNVWEWTRSDVEPEQPAAQGGSWYQSDLTAHSANRDRVERTQREALIGLRVCATPRP from the coding sequence ATGAGCGCGGGCCCCGGGCTGCTGGAGCCTCCTCGCGAGTTCGAGGAGTACCGGCTGCTGCGCCCCCTGGGACGCGGCGCGATGGGGCAGGTGTTCCTGGCGCAGGACACGCTGCTGGAGCGACTGGTGGCGGTGAAGTTCATCGCCACGCCCGCGGGGAGGCTGCCGGACGCGGCGGCCCGGGCGCGCTTCTTCCAGGAGGCCCGCGCGATTGCGCGCCTGCAGCACCCCAACGTGGTGGCCATCCACCGCGTGGGCGAGGTGCGCGGGCAACCGTATCTGGTGTCCGAGCTCGTGCGCGGCGAGCCGCTGGACCGGCTGGTTCGGCCCGTGGACGGACGGCAGGTGCTGCGGCTGGGGATGGGCCTGGCGCGAGGGCTCGCCGCCGCGCACCGGTGTGGCGTGCTCCACCGCGACATCAAGCCGGCGAATGCCATCCTCTCCGAGGATGGTGAGGTGAAGCTGCTCGACTTCGGCCTGGCGGAGCAGCGCGAGGTGGCGCGGGAGCGTCCGGACGGAGCGGCGGGGCACGCTGTTCCTGAGCGGCCCGTGGATGCGAAGGCGCGGGAGACGCGGCCCGTGGATACGCGCCCGCTGCCTGGCTCCAAGCCGGAGGACGCGCATGGCGGTGGAGCGCGGTCCTCGCCTGGAGTCGAGGCGGGTGGAGCGCGGCCGGTCCACGAGGGAGTCGGGCAGTCACCCCTCGCGGTGGACACGCACCCGCTGCCTGGAGACATGCAGCCTGCTCCGCCGCGCGCGGGCGAAGCTCCGAGCGCGCTTGCGGTGGACACGCGCCCGCTGCCTGGAGACATGCAGCGTGCCCCGCCGCGTGCGGGCGAGGCTCCGAGCGCGCTCGCGGTAGACACGAGGCCGCTGCCCGGTGACTTGCAGCGTGCTTCACCACGCGCGGGCGAGGCGCCGGGCGCGTTCACGGTGGACACGCGCCCGCTGCCTGGAGACATGCAGCGTGTTTCGCCTCGCGCGGCGCATTCGACGCACCCCGTGCGCGCTGAAGCCGACGCCGCGTCGGACACACGACCCCGGCCCGGGGACGCACCGCCGAGCTTCGGCACCGCGCCGACCGGCGACGTAACGCGCACCTCATCTCCGGAGCAGTGGAGGATGGTGCCCGGCACCCCGCTCTACCTCGCTCCGGAACTCTGGCGCGGAGAGCCCGCCAGCCGCGCGAGCGACGTGTACGCGCTGGGCGTGGTCCTCTACGAGCTGTGTGCCGGCGCTCCGCCCTACCAGGACGTCTCGCTCGAAGACCTGGGCCGCACGGTGCTGGAGCACGCACCTGCGCCGCTCGCAACGCTCGCGCCCGGACTTCCACCAGGTCTCGCCGCCGTGGTGGACCGCTGCCTCGCCGCCGAGCCCTCCCGCCGCTTCGAGTCCGGGGACGCGCTCCGCGAAGCACTGGAGGCGCTGTCCGTCCCCGAGCGTCCCGCCGGCGCCCTGCCCTCCGGCAACCCCTACCTGGGCCTGCGCGCCTTCGACGCCGAGCACCGGGGCGTCTTCTTCGGCCGCGAGGCCGAGTTGCGCGAGGTGGTGGACCGGCTGCGCGGTGACGCCTTCGTGCTGCTCGCGGGCGACTCCGGCGTGGGCAAGTCCTCGCTGTGTCGCGCGGGCGTGTTGCCCCTCGCCGCGACTTCCGGCCTGGAGGAAGGCGGGCCCCCTCGCGTCGTCGTCTCCTGCACGCCCGGGCGCCGCCCGCTGGAAGCACTGGCGGAAGCGCTGGCCCCCGTGCTGGATGAAGGCCCGGACGCCCTGCTCGCTCGCGTGGCCACCGAGGAGCCCGGAGCCCTCGCACGAGCCCTGCGCCGCCGTCCCACGAGCGCTCCACCCGTGCTGCTCTTCCTCGACCAGCTCGAGGAGCTGGTCACCTTCTCCGAGCCCGCCCAGGCCGCGCGGCTCGCCGAGGAGCTGGCCCTGGTGCTGCGCCGCGCCCCGCGCGTCCGCGTGCTGGCCACCGCGCGCAGTGACTGCCTCACCCGACTGGTCGCGCTGCCCGGCCTGGGCGAGGAATTGCCGCGCGCGCTGTACCTCGTGCGCGCCCTGACGGAGCACGGCCTGCGCGAGGCCGTGGAAGGCCCTGCCCGCGCGCTGGGCGTGCGCTTCGAGTCCCCCGCCATGGTGGACGCGCTCGTCGCCTCCGCCGCTCGCGCCGACGGGGGCCTGCCCATGCTCCAATTCGCGCTGGAGGCGCTGTGGGAGGCACGCGACAGGGAGCGCCACCTCATCCCCGCCGCCGCGCTGGAGTCCCTCGGCGGCGTCGAGGGCGCGCTGGCCCGCCACGCGGACGCGGTGGTGGCGCGACTGCGGCCGGAGCAGCGCCCCCGCGCGCAGGCGCTGCTGCTGGAGCTCGTCACGCCCGAGGGCACCCGCGTGCGCCGCACCCGCGAGGAGCTGCTGCGCGGGCCCGACGACATCACCGGGCGCGCGGTGCTGGACGGACTGGTGCGAGGCCGGCTGCTCACCGCGGGCGAGGCCGAAGGCGGCGAGGGCGTCTACACGCTGGCCCACGAGAGCCTGGTGACGGGCTGGGACACGCTGCGCGGCTGGCTCGGCCAGGACGAGCAGCGCCGCGCCGCGCGCCACCGCCTGGAGCGCGCCGCCGCCGAGTGGGAACGCCTGGGCCGCCCCGTGGAGCTGCTCTACGGCGAGCGCCAGCTCTCCGAGGTGCGCTCCGTGGGAGCCGCCGCCAAGGGGGCTCGTGAGCAGGACTTCCTCACCCGCTCCGACCAGACCTACCGCCGCCGCCGCGCCGCACGCTGGGCGGTGGCCGTCGCGGTGCCGCTGGTATTGCTGTCGGCCGTGGGTGTCACCCGCGTGCAGGCCCGCGCGCAGTTGGAGGCCCGCATCACCGGGCACCTGGACGAAGCACGCCGGTACCGGGACGCCGCCCTCGCGCGAGGCGCCGAGGCGGACCGGCTCCGAGACGAGGCCTTCGCCCTCTTCGACACGCCGGGACAGGCCCGCCGCGACGCCGCCGAGGCCCTGTGGTCCCGCGTGTTGACGGAAGAGCGCGGCGCCGAGGCGAGCGCCCTCAAGGCCATGGCCGCGCTGGAGACGGCCTGGGGCCTGGACCCGGGAAGTGCCCGGGTGAAGGAGCCGCTGGCGGACCTGCTGGCCGACCGCGTCGAGTGGGCCACGCAGCGGCGCCAGCCCGAGCAGCGCGCGCAGTGGCTCGCGCGGCTGGCGGCGTACGACGACTCGGGAAGTCGAAGCCATCAACTGGAAGCCCCGGCGCGGCTGGCCCTCGTCACCTCGCCTCCGAGCGCGCGCGTGCAGTTGCTCGGCACCGGGCCGGATGGCCCCGAGAGTCGCGTCCTGGGCGAGACACCGCTGCGCGACACGGAGCTGCCGTCGGGCTCCCATCTCCTCCTGCTGGAGGCACCGGGACGCGTCCCCGTGCACGTGCCCGTCCTGCTCGAGCCTGGGGAGCACCTCTCGCTGGAGCTCGCGCTGCCAGAGGCCTCCGCGGTGCCGGAGGACTTCGTCTACGTGCCCCCCGGGCGCTTCCTCCAGGGCGTGTCGGAGAGCGAGTACCTGCGCCGCTCCTTCTTCTTCGCGCCGCCCCTGCACACGGTGGAGACAGGCGCGTACCTCATCGCCCGGCACGAGGTGACCTTCTCCCAGTACATCGCCTTCCTGGAGGCACTGCCCCCGAGCGAGCGCGCCGCGCGCATGCCGGGCGCCCGCCTGCGCTCCAGCGTGGTGGACCTGTCACGGGAGGCGGATGGCCGGTGGCGCCTGGACCTGCGCCCGGCCTCCGCGAGCTACAGCGCGCGCGACGGAGAGCCGGTGCGCTACGGCAAGCGCAGCCGCCGCGCGGTGCAGGACTGGCTGCGCTTCCCCGTGTCGGCCATCTCCTTCGACGACGCGCTGGCGTACGTGGCCTGGCTCGACAAGACGGGGCGGGTGCCCGGCGCGCGCATCTGCACGGAGCGCGAGTGGGAGCGGGCCGCGAGGGGCGCGGACGGGCGCCGCTACCCCTCGGGTGAGTGGCTGGCCCCCGACGATGCCAACCACGACGTGACGTACGGCCGTGAGTCCTGGGGCTTCGGGCCGGACGAAGTGGGCAGCCACCCGCGCTCGCGCAGCCCCTTCGGCGTGGACGACCTGGCCGGCAACGTGTGGGAGTGGACGCGCTCCGATGTGGAGCCCGAGCAGCCCGCCGCGCAGGGCGGCAGCTGGTACCAGAGTGACTTGACGGCGCACTCCGCCAACCGGGACCGTGTGGAGCGAACCCAGCGCGAGGCCCTCATCGGCCTGCGCGTGTGCGCCACGCCCCGGCCCTGA
- a CDS encoding MerR family transcriptional regulator, whose product MTLRIRTIARLTGIREATLRAWERRYGFPRPHRTESNNYRVYSRDEVEAIRRVARLIQQDGLSVSEAIAQVRATPLRDLPPPVQLNERFWSAVMVLDGDEVTRVLDEAQAAMDVEAYCDRFLMPLLREMGVRLDIAREHLASAFLRHRLRQVLDAVEPVDDGPRALLACPARDHHEGGLLALALHLKRKGWRVTMLGADTPAEALHGACAQVRPDVVALSFVRRREPDEFLEVLGDALRACAPFPVVVGGAGAREHLKTLFTLGAQYAESSEELVAIWNQVRNAQNRRT is encoded by the coding sequence ATGACGTTGCGCATCCGCACCATCGCCCGACTCACGGGCATCCGCGAGGCCACGCTGCGCGCGTGGGAGCGGCGCTATGGCTTCCCTCGCCCGCACCGCACCGAGAGCAACAACTACCGCGTGTATTCGCGCGACGAGGTGGAGGCCATCCGCCGCGTCGCGCGGCTCATCCAGCAGGACGGCCTGTCGGTGAGCGAGGCGATTGCGCAGGTGCGCGCCACGCCGCTGCGGGATTTGCCCCCGCCGGTGCAGTTGAACGAGCGCTTCTGGTCCGCCGTCATGGTGCTGGACGGGGACGAGGTGACGCGCGTGCTGGACGAGGCGCAGGCCGCCATGGACGTGGAGGCGTACTGCGACCGCTTCCTCATGCCGCTCTTGCGGGAGATGGGCGTGCGCCTGGACATCGCGCGCGAGCACCTGGCGTCCGCCTTCCTCCGCCACCGGCTGCGTCAGGTGCTGGACGCGGTGGAGCCCGTGGACGACGGGCCCCGCGCGCTGCTCGCGTGCCCGGCGAGGGACCACCACGAGGGCGGCCTGCTGGCGCTGGCGCTGCACCTCAAGCGCAAGGGCTGGCGGGTGACGATGCTGGGCGCGGATACGCCGGCCGAGGCGCTGCACGGCGCCTGCGCGCAGGTGCGGCCGGACGTCGTGGCGCTGTCCTTCGTGCGCCGGCGCGAGCCGGACGAGTTCCTGGAGGTGTTGGGGGACGCACTGCGGGCCTGTGCGCCCTTCCCCGTCGTGGTAGGAGGGGCCGGCGCCCGCGAGCACCTGAAGACGCTCTTCACGCTCGGGGCGCAGTACGCGGAGTCCTCGGAAGAGCTCGTCGCCATCTGGAACCAGGTGCGCAACGCCCAGAATCGTCGTACCTGA
- a CDS encoding lysophospholipid acyltransferase family protein, whose amino-acid sequence MIRDAKGGPFGWALDAYIGWKFRSAFRGLWVRGTLPTGDEGRLVYLNHCNWWDGFMLHQLGRAAGWDSYCLMEEENLRRYRFLARIGAFSIRRKDAVSSVESLRYAKALLRRPRSALYVFPEGEHRPFGVLPLQLERGVELLARVSKVECVPIAVRYAFFEHERPDVLLEVGTPHPPGPLALFQQGLESVVKRVAAATSLEGFTQKVSGARGVAERWDAARGLAP is encoded by the coding sequence TTGATTCGCGATGCCAAAGGTGGCCCCTTCGGGTGGGCCCTGGACGCGTACATCGGGTGGAAGTTCCGCTCGGCGTTCCGCGGCCTGTGGGTGCGCGGCACGCTCCCCACGGGCGATGAAGGCCGGCTCGTGTACCTGAACCACTGCAACTGGTGGGACGGCTTCATGCTGCACCAGCTCGGCCGCGCGGCGGGGTGGGATTCCTACTGCCTCATGGAGGAGGAGAACCTGCGGCGCTACCGTTTCCTCGCGCGCATCGGCGCCTTCAGCATCCGCCGCAAGGATGCGGTTTCGTCGGTGGAGTCCCTGCGCTACGCCAAGGCGCTGCTGCGCCGGCCGCGCTCCGCGCTGTACGTCTTCCCGGAAGGCGAGCACCGTCCCTTCGGCGTGCTGCCCCTGCAACTGGAGCGGGGCGTGGAATTGCTGGCGCGCGTGTCGAAGGTGGAGTGCGTGCCCATCGCCGTGCGCTACGCGTTCTTCGAGCACGAGCGCCCGGACGTGCTGCTGGAGGTGGGAACGCCGCATCCGCCGGGGCCGCTGGCGCTCTTCCAGCAGGGGCTGGAGTCGGTGGTGAAGCGCGTGGCGGCGGCGACGTCGCTGGAGGGCTTCACGCAGAAGGTGTCCGGAGCGCGGGGCGTGGCGGAGCGCTGGGATGCGGCCCGGGGGCTGGCGCCATGA
- a CDS encoding lycopene cyclase domain-containing protein gives MTYARFLGLFVVLPILFLVWRYRRTFTARSLAPMGLLLVVVYAATSPWDNLAVKWGLWGFDPERIWGIKLGYLPLEEYLFFGLQTLLVGLWARARLTRALEQKPAARQPEPRSEGRKLTAREAAP, from the coding sequence ATGACCTACGCGCGATTCCTCGGGTTGTTCGTCGTGCTGCCCATCCTCTTCCTGGTGTGGCGCTACCGCCGCACCTTCACCGCGCGGAGCCTGGCGCCCATGGGACTGCTGCTCGTCGTCGTCTACGCGGCGACGTCGCCGTGGGACAACCTGGCGGTGAAGTGGGGCCTGTGGGGCTTCGACCCGGAGCGCATCTGGGGCATCAAGCTCGGCTACCTGCCGCTGGAGGAGTACCTCTTCTTCGGCCTGCAGACGCTGCTCGTGGGCCTGTGGGCGCGCGCGCGCCTGACGCGGGCCCTGGAGCAGAAGCCCGCGGCCCGTCAGCCCGAGCCCCGCTCCGAAGGCAGGAAGCTCACGGCCCGGGAGGCGGCGCCATGA
- a CDS encoding MerR family transcriptional regulator yields the protein MAERTYRIHIAAELSGVRVELIRAWERRYGVLQPRRTPAGYRVYTDRDVALLRRLKKLTDEGVAISEAAKLLPQLRAELGAEAPAVTGDVQGTRVDAWLEAALAAAEAYDQARVSAVMDEVLAALPPLRAFDDVLAPLQREVGERWHAGQLSVAQEHLVTQVVRARVVSLLHAAPNVGRKHAVLACFPDEEHELGLLGVALRLRHSGVRVTLLGQRMPAVDLGRAVAELRPDFVGLSAVNNKGAEVFQDTLSRLVEALPPGVPLWLGGPAAQAWPEVSLRLGVHVFSDEEDWVKLAE from the coding sequence ATGGCCGAGCGCACCTACCGAATCCACATCGCCGCCGAGCTCTCCGGAGTGCGAGTGGAGCTCATCCGCGCCTGGGAGCGGCGCTACGGGGTGCTCCAGCCGCGGCGCACGCCGGCCGGCTACCGCGTCTACACGGACCGGGACGTGGCCCTGCTCAGGCGGCTGAAGAAGCTCACCGACGAGGGCGTCGCCATCAGCGAGGCGGCGAAGCTGCTGCCGCAATTGCGCGCGGAGCTGGGCGCGGAGGCTCCCGCCGTCACGGGCGACGTCCAGGGGACGCGCGTGGACGCGTGGCTGGAGGCGGCGCTGGCCGCGGCCGAAGCGTATGACCAGGCGCGCGTGTCGGCGGTGATGGACGAGGTGCTCGCCGCGCTGCCGCCGCTGCGGGCCTTCGACGACGTGCTGGCCCCGTTGCAGCGGGAAGTCGGAGAGCGCTGGCACGCGGGGCAGTTGTCGGTGGCGCAGGAGCACCTGGTGACGCAGGTGGTGCGGGCGCGGGTGGTGAGCCTGCTGCACGCGGCGCCGAACGTCGGGCGCAAGCACGCGGTGCTGGCGTGCTTCCCGGACGAGGAGCACGAACTGGGGCTGCTCGGCGTGGCGCTGCGGCTGCGGCACTCGGGCGTGCGGGTGACGCTGCTGGGGCAGCGCATGCCGGCGGTGGACCTGGGGCGCGCGGTGGCGGAATTGCGGCCGGACTTCGTGGGCCTGTCGGCGGTGAACAACAAGGGCGCGGAGGTGTTCCAGGACACGCTGTCGCGCCTCGTGGAGGCGCTGCCCCCGGGCGTGCCGCTCTGGCTGGGTGGCCCGGCGGCGCAGGCCTGGCCGGAGGTGAGCCTGCGCCTGGGGGTGCACGTGTTCTCCGACGAGGAGGACTGGGTGAAGCTGGCGGAGTAG
- a CDS encoding lycopene cyclase domain-containing protein, with amino-acid sequence MMETQWAYLIHLLAWTLPLILLQSIALVRHYKERSGAVLRAVLPPALVIGVYLSVADHLAISTGIWNFGEGRHLGVYLGLVPLEEVLFFLLTSILVSLGLALFTALVSRAREARAS; translated from the coding sequence ATGATGGAGACGCAGTGGGCCTACCTCATCCACCTGCTCGCGTGGACGCTGCCGCTCATCCTCCTGCAGTCCATCGCGCTGGTGCGCCACTACAAGGAGCGCTCGGGCGCGGTGCTGAGGGCGGTGTTGCCTCCGGCGCTCGTCATCGGCGTGTACCTCTCGGTGGCGGACCACCTGGCCATCTCCACGGGCATCTGGAACTTCGGCGAGGGCCGGCACCTGGGTGTGTACCTGGGGCTCGTCCCGCTGGAGGAGGTGCTCTTCTTCCTGCTGACCAGCATCCTCGTGTCGCTGGGGCTGGCCCTGTTCACCGCGCTGGTGTCCCGGGCGCGGGAGGCGCGGGCGTCTTGA
- a CDS encoding ADYC domain-containing protein: MTPFLRLLSTCLSVCLLAACDVPPEGAESPLEAQSLAVSNDGFHTQGTQLHGTPMTSVSFTGATVNFEGADRSATLKLIQGELAATMPLQVANTTASLQACDGIYASGTSRNCGWKVEGQGTCTPGTTIQLTSGACGTEAGSCLGNPMVRVCAGERTCEYRGHDYLASGDNASACVSSCPDVSFVCPPSGVYTALSTSASSTTLRWTLTLAANKGRYPATTKELRGTELIGATMLTQPGATTGFHMEVVDAINADSVASPEADGPWDSTGDTFLYRVRYGPSYGTPTTELCAPSAGPAGWAWAVPIKGVFNSVTGNRTDSTTVFTLGCESGVIAKCYRWGYKPWLDGSSSLPKVTQAHHACTRMARADYCGNGISHTQNGTPIRPWDSLVPNIIPTPPADAGTLGVTFEAGWKTSGPACLSHWRWKHLPAQNCIELNPPIYESDGGITNDCRNPGNLSGPYTGPASKCSQICDSAAEAQQVYGSQVFNESASNTLDGGVGN; this comes from the coding sequence GTGACGCCCTTCCTCCGCCTGCTGTCGACGTGTCTGAGTGTCTGTCTCCTGGCCGCCTGCGACGTGCCTCCAGAGGGGGCCGAGTCTCCTCTGGAGGCGCAGTCCCTCGCCGTGAGCAACGACGGCTTCCACACCCAGGGTACCCAGCTCCACGGCACGCCGATGACGTCCGTGTCCTTCACGGGGGCCACCGTGAATTTCGAGGGTGCCGACCGGAGCGCCACGCTGAAGCTCATCCAGGGAGAGCTGGCCGCCACCATGCCGCTCCAGGTCGCCAACACCACGGCGAGCCTGCAGGCCTGCGACGGCATCTACGCATCAGGCACGTCACGAAACTGTGGCTGGAAGGTGGAAGGACAGGGCACGTGTACGCCGGGCACCACCATCCAGCTCACCAGCGGCGCTTGTGGAACCGAGGCTGGAAGCTGCCTGGGCAACCCCATGGTGCGCGTCTGCGCGGGCGAGCGGACCTGCGAGTACCGGGGCCATGACTACCTCGCCTCGGGAGACAATGCCTCCGCGTGCGTGTCGTCCTGCCCGGACGTCTCGTTCGTCTGCCCCCCGAGCGGCGTCTACACGGCGCTCTCCACTTCGGCCTCCTCCACCACCCTGCGCTGGACTCTGACGCTAGCGGCGAACAAGGGCCGCTACCCCGCGACGACCAAGGAGCTGCGCGGCACGGAGCTGATTGGCGCGACGATGCTGACGCAGCCCGGAGCCACCACGGGCTTCCACATGGAAGTGGTCGACGCCATCAACGCCGACAGCGTCGCCAGCCCCGAGGCAGACGGGCCGTGGGACTCGACGGGTGACACCTTCCTGTATCGGGTGCGCTACGGGCCCAGCTACGGCACGCCAACGACGGAGCTGTGTGCGCCGAGCGCGGGCCCGGCGGGCTGGGCCTGGGCCGTGCCCATCAAGGGCGTCTTCAACAGCGTGACGGGAAACCGGACCGACAGCACCACCGTCTTCACGCTGGGATGTGAGTCGGGCGTCATCGCCAAGTGCTACCGCTGGGGCTACAAGCCGTGGCTGGATGGTTCATCTTCGTTGCCGAAGGTGACGCAGGCGCACCATGCCTGCACCCGCATGGCGCGCGCGGACTACTGCGGCAACGGCATCTCGCACACACAGAACGGCACGCCCATCCGCCCCTGGGACAGCCTGGTGCCGAACATCATCCCCACGCCTCCCGCGGATGCCGGGACGTTGGGTGTGACGTTCGAGGCGGGCTGGAAAACGAGCGGCCCCGCGTGCCTCAGTCACTGGCGCTGGAAGCACCTGCCTGCCCAGAACTGCATCGAGCTCAACCCGCCCATCTACGAAAGCGACGGCGGCATCACGAACGACTGCCGGAACCCGGGCAACCTCTCCGGCCCCTATACCGGCCCCGCCAGCAAGTGCTCGCAAATCTGCGACAGCGCCGCGGAAGCGCAGCAGGTCTACGGCAGCCAGGTCTTCAACGAGTCCGCCAGCAACACGCTGGACGGCGGCGTGGGGAACTGA